Proteins encoded in a region of the Ziziphus jujuba cultivar Dongzao chromosome 3, ASM3175591v1 genome:
- the LOC112492205 gene encoding disease resistance protein RUN1-like, translating to MENPSSSNSIKTYDVFLSFRGEDTRSSFTGYLYHALSQRGILTFRDDEMLERGEDVFSTLLKAIEESECSLVILSKNYASSIWCLDELVKIVECMKDSRKLIFPIFYHVKPSDVRHQKGSFGEAFRRHEERFRSNLEKVQRWRIALTIIADIAGYHIHRGGDPEWKIIQEVTELIWKRVSDVVETKTSLIKKEKAAKRSNKNVQEIKAVDVERLPGMDSLVNDFHSSLCESLANVRFIGICGISGIGKTTLAEVYYRSISNNFQYKSFLRNVKNVCEKKENINGLVYLQTQLLSDILEEKFTIADVRSGMDMIKSSLYDKKVLIVLDDVDTLDQLKVLAKKATWFGSGSIVIVTTKDESLLARTYEERIIYRVEQLKDREALQLFSWKSFENRNPSRGYGVLSRQMIEYANGVPLTLEVLGSFLWTKDESKWTSTLDRLREYHPRNLRIVDILQICFDELKELEKHIFLDIAYFFNGCQKDYVTKIMEESGFSAESGIIVLNRKSLLRIDENTLWMHELLQEMGREIVRKECQKEPEGRSRLWDVHYCP from the exons atggaaaatcctTCTTCTTCCAACTCCATTAAAACTTATGATGTGTTCTTGAGTTTTAGAGGTGAAGACACCCGAAGCAGTTTCACAGGTTATCTCTATCATGCTTTGAGCCAAAGAGGAATTCTCACCTTCAGGGATGATGAAATGCTTGAGAGAGGCGAAGACGTTTTCTCAACATTGTTGAAAGCGATCGAAGAATCAGAGTGCTCCCTTGTCATTCTCTCGAAAAACTATGCTTCTTCAAtttggtgtttggatgaacttgTAAAGATTGTTGAATGCATGAAAGACTCTagaaagttgatttttccaattttctatCATGTCAAACCATCTGATGTACGGCACCAGAAAGGAAGTTTTGGAGAAGCATTCCGGAGACACGAAGAACGTTTTAGGTCCAACTTGGAAAAGGTGCAAAGATGGAGGATTGCATTAACAATAATCGCAGATATAGCTGGATATCATATACACCGTGGAGG TGATCCAGAATGGAAAATCATACAAGAAGTAACAGAGTTAATATGGAAAAGAGTTTCTGATGTTGTAGAGACAAAAACTTCACTTatcaagaaagaaaaagcaGCCAAGAGATCAAACAAAAACGTTCAAGAGATAAAAGCTGTAGATGTAGAGCGCTTACCCGGAATGGATTCGCTTGTAAATGATTTTCATTCATCTCTTTGTGAATCTTTGGCCAATGTTCGTTTTATTGGAATTTGTGGGATAAGTGGAATTGGCAAGACAACTCTTGCTGAAGTTTATTACCGATCGATATCCAACAATTTTCAATATAAGAGCTTCCTTAGAAATGTGAAAAATGTTTGTGAAAAGAAGGAGAACATTAATGGTCTTGTCTACTTGCAAACACAACTTCTTTCAGACATTTTAGAAGAAAAGTTTACAATAGCGGATGTTCGTAGTGGCATGGACATGATAAAGAGTAGTTTGTACGATAAGAAAGTTCTCATTGTTCTTGATGATGTGGACACATTGGACCAACTGAAGGTATTAGCTAAGAAAGCTACTTGGTTTGGTTCAGGGAGCATAGTCATTGTAACAACTAAAGATGAAAGTTTGCTAGCAAGAACGTATGAAGAACGTATAATTTACAGAGTCGAGCAATTAAAGGATAGAGAAGCTCTTCAACTTTTTTCATGGAAATCATTCGAGAATCGTAATCCTTCACGAGGTTATGGCGTTCTATCTAGACAAATGATAGAATATGCCAATGGTGTTCCATTAACCCTTGAAGTTTTAGGTTCCTTTTTATGGACCAAAGATGAAAGTAAATGGACAAGTACGTTGGATAGGCTGAGAGAGTACCATCCAAGAAACTTGAGGATTGTTGATATACTTCAAATATGCTTTGATGAACTGAAGGAACTAGAGAAGCATATTTTCCTGGATATTGCATATTTCTTCAATGGATGTCAAAAAGATTATGTTACCAAAATTATGGAAGAAAGTGGCTTCTCTGCTGAAAGTGGGATAATAGTTCTTAATCGTAAGTCTCTCTTGAGAATTGATGAAAACACACTTTGGATGCACGAGTTATTACAAGAGATGGGGAGGGAAATTGTTCGAAAAGAATGCCAGAAGGAACCAGAAGGACGAAGCAGGCTATGGGATGTGCATTATTGTCCATAA